Proteins co-encoded in one Ictalurus punctatus breed USDA103 chromosome 18, Coco_2.0, whole genome shotgun sequence genomic window:
- the mark2a gene encoding serine/threonine-protein kinase MARK2 isoform X5 has protein sequence MTTRTPMLSVIEHSSNQTHSDSKAGVRSNMPRGRNSLATAADEQPHIGKYRLLKTIGKGNFAKVKLARHVLTGKEVAVKIIDKTQLNSSSLQKLFREVRIMKLLNHPNIVKLFEVIETEKTLYLVMEYASGGEVFDYLVAHGRMKEKEARAKFRQIVSAVQYCHQKCIVHRDLKAENLLLDADMNIKIADFGFSNEFTLGNKLDTFCGSPPYAAPELFQGKKYDGPEVDVWSLGVILYTLVSGSLPFDGQNLKELRERVLRGKYRIPFYMSTDCENLLKKFLILNPTKRGSLEQQIMTDRWMNVGHEEEELMPYIEPQPDYKDPKRTGQHPGNAGGWKRDIMLQMGYAQDEIQDSLVNQKYDEIMATYLLLDYRNSELDELSIKPRPSIDLTNNAQSPSHKVQRSTSNQKPRRSTDQSLSVSVKRSQGDSKHIAEDYGRKSSGSSAKVPASPLTTADRKKTPTPSTNSILSTGTSRGRSSPGPERSTLGVQNGKDSLSTPGSRASTASAAAVLTSASSSRPRHHKSLSTSAHPNSPDLHAHLPSTVPQRVPVVSPSTNNISNSTVADRTNFPRGVTSRSTFHAGQQRASRDQHASTYNGPPASPSLSHGNSQVRRTGTGIFSKFTSKFVRSPYEGEGRDEASRPMLSTAEKLEKGTQGSAGDENRDSVSSSSPVSSTPSSTQSSKDIKPRSLRFTWSMKTTSSMEPNEMMKEIRKVLDSNSCDYELRERFMLLCNSGNPSRDDFVQWEMEVCKLPRLSLNGVRFKRISGSSIAFKNIASKIANELKL, from the exons acTCACTCCGACTCTAAGGCCGGCGTTCGCTCCAACATGCCCCGCGGCCGCAACTCGCTGGCCACTGCAGCCGACGAGCAGCCGCACATTGGTAAATACCGGCTGCTGAAGACCATCGGAAAGGGAAATTTCGCAAAGGTCAAACTGGCTCGGCATGTTCTCACTGGCAAAGAG GTGGCTGTAAAAATCATAGACAAGACTCAGCTCAACTCCTCCAGTCTCCAAAAG CTCTTTCGGGAAGTGAGGATCATGAAGCTGTTGAATCACCCAAATATTG TGAAATTGTTTGAGGTGATAGAAACCGAGAAGACACTTTACCTGGTTATGGAGTACGCCAGTGGAG GAGAGGTGTTTGATTACCTCGTTGCCCATGgcagaatgaaagagaaagaagccAGAGCCAAATTCAGACAG ATTGTGTCAGCAGTGCAGTACTGTCACCAGAAGTGCATCGTTCATAGAGACCTTAAG GCTGAAAACCTGCTTCTGGATGCTGACATGAACATAAAGATAGCTGATTTTGGCTTCAGTAACGAGTTCACTCTGGGCAACAAGCTGGACACGTTTTGTGGCAGCCCTCCGTACGCAGCTCCAGAACTGTTCCAGGGAAAGAAGTACGATGGGCCTGAAGTGGACGTGTGGAGCTTGGGAGTCATCCTGTACACGCTGGTTAGCGGCTCGCTGCCTTTCGATGGCCAGAACCTGAAG GAGCTGCGCGAACGCGTGTTAAGAGGGAAGTACCGAATCCCATTCTACATGTCCACAGACTGTGAGAATTTGCTGAAGAAATTTCTTATTCTCAACCCCACCAAGCGAGGAAGCCTTGAG CAGCAGATCATGACTGACCGCTGGATGAATGTGGGCCATGAGGAGGAGGAATTGATGCCTTACATTGAGCCGCAGCCCGACTACAAGGACCCCAAGAGGACAGGTCAGCACCCCGGCAATGCAGGGGGTTGGAAGAGAG ATATCATGCTACAAATGGGATACGCACAGGATGAGATACAAGACTCCCTTGTCAACCAGAAGTATGATGAAATCATGGCTACTTACCTATTACTGGACTATAGGAATTCAGAG CTGGATGAGCTCTCCATAAAGCCCCGCCCAAGCATTGACCTCACAAACAATGCACAATCACCTTCTCACAAGGTACAACGCAGTACCTCCAACCAGAAGCCGCGCCGATCCACAGACCAAA GTTTGTCTGTGTCGGTTAAGCGCTCTCAGGGCGACAGTAAGCACATCGCTGAAGACTACGGGAGGAAAAGCTCAGGCAGCTCCGCTAAAGTTCCTGCAAGCCCGCTGACTACAGCCGATCGAAAGAAAACCCCGACCCCGTCCACC AACAGCATACTTTCAACTGGTACGAGTCGTGGGAGAAGCTCTCCAGGTCCTGAGAGATCTACCCTCGGTGTACAGAATGGCAAGGACAG CTTGAGCACACCAGGGTCCCGCGCCTCTACCGCCTCGGCAGCTGCTGTTCTAACTTCCGCTTCTTCCTCCCGCCCCCGCCACCACAAGTCCCTGTCCACCTCGGCCCACCCCAACTCCCCAGACCTCCATGCACATCTTCCCAG caccgtTCCACAAAGAGTTCCAGTGGTGTCTCCTTCAACCAACAACATAAGCAACTCCACGGTAGCAGACCGCACCAACTTCCCCAGAGGGGTGACGAGCAGAAGCACTTTCCACGCAGGCCAACAGAGAGCCTCACGCGACCAGCATGCCTCAACCTACAACGGGCCCCCAGCCTCCCCTTCGCTCTCTCACGGGAACAGCCAGGTCCGTCGCACTGGTACTGGCATCTTCAGCAAATTCACCTCCAAATTTGTGCGCAG TCCGTATGAGGGAGAGGGTCGAGATGAGGCCAGCAG ACCCATGTTGAGCACTGCAGAAAAGCTGGAGAAAGGCACCCAGGGATCAGCGGGGGATGAGAACAGGGACTCGGTGTCATCCTCCTCTCCTGTGTCCAGCACACCCTCGTCCACCCAGTCCTCCAAGGACATCAAACCGCGTTCGCTGCGCTTCACGTGGAGCATGAAGACCACTTCGTCCATGGAGCCCAACGAGATGATGAAGGAGATCCGGAAAGTTCTGGACTCCAACAGCTGCGATTATGAGCTGCGCGAGCGCTTCATGCTGCTCTGCAACTCAGGGAATCCTTCACGTGATGACTTCGTTCAGTGGGAGATGGAGGTGTGCAAGCTGCCCCGCCTCTCCCTCAACGGTGTGCGCTTCAAACGAATCTCGGGCAGCTCCATCGCCTTCAAGAACATCGCCTCCAAGATTGCCAACGAGCTTAAGCTGTGA
- the mark2a gene encoding serine/threonine-protein kinase MARK2 isoform X7, with protein sequence MTTRTPMLSVIEHSSNQTHSDSKAGVRSNMPRGRNSLATAADEQPHIGKYRLLKTIGKGNFAKVKLARHVLTGKEVAVKIIDKTQLNSSSLQKLFREVRIMKLLNHPNIVKLFEVIETEKTLYLVMEYASGGEVFDYLVAHGRMKEKEARAKFRQIVSAVQYCHQKCIVHRDLKAENLLLDADMNIKIADFGFSNEFTLGNKLDTFCGSPPYAAPELFQGKKYDGPEVDVWSLGVILYTLVSGSLPFDGQNLKELRERVLRGKYRIPFYMSTDCENLLKKFLILNPTKRGSLEQIMTDRWMNVGHEEEELMPYIEPQPDYKDPKRTDIMLQMGYAQDEIQDSLVNQKYDEIMATYLLLDYRNSELDELSIKPRPSIDLTNNAQSPSHKVQRSTSNQKPRRSTDQSLSVSVKRSQGDSKHIAEDYGRKSSGSSAKVPASPLTTADRKKTPTPSTNSILSTGTSRGRSSPGPERSTLGVQNGKDSLSTPGSRASTASAAAVLTSASSSRPRHHKSLSTSAHPNSPDLHAHLPSTVPQRVPVVSPSTNNISNSTVADRTNFPRGVTSRSTFHAGQQRASRDQHASTYNGPPASPSLSHGNSQVRRTGTGIFSKFTSKFVRRNLSFRFPRRSPYEGEGRDEASRPMLSTAEKLEKGTQGSAGDENRDSVSSSSPVSSTPSSTQSSKDIKPRSLRFTWSMKTTSSMEPNEMMKEIRKVLDSNSCDYELRERFMLLCNSGNPSRDDFVQWEMEVCKLPRLSLNGVRFKRISGSSIAFKNIASKIANELKL encoded by the exons acTCACTCCGACTCTAAGGCCGGCGTTCGCTCCAACATGCCCCGCGGCCGCAACTCGCTGGCCACTGCAGCCGACGAGCAGCCGCACATTGGTAAATACCGGCTGCTGAAGACCATCGGAAAGGGAAATTTCGCAAAGGTCAAACTGGCTCGGCATGTTCTCACTGGCAAAGAG GTGGCTGTAAAAATCATAGACAAGACTCAGCTCAACTCCTCCAGTCTCCAAAAG CTCTTTCGGGAAGTGAGGATCATGAAGCTGTTGAATCACCCAAATATTG TGAAATTGTTTGAGGTGATAGAAACCGAGAAGACACTTTACCTGGTTATGGAGTACGCCAGTGGAG GAGAGGTGTTTGATTACCTCGTTGCCCATGgcagaatgaaagagaaagaagccAGAGCCAAATTCAGACAG ATTGTGTCAGCAGTGCAGTACTGTCACCAGAAGTGCATCGTTCATAGAGACCTTAAG GCTGAAAACCTGCTTCTGGATGCTGACATGAACATAAAGATAGCTGATTTTGGCTTCAGTAACGAGTTCACTCTGGGCAACAAGCTGGACACGTTTTGTGGCAGCCCTCCGTACGCAGCTCCAGAACTGTTCCAGGGAAAGAAGTACGATGGGCCTGAAGTGGACGTGTGGAGCTTGGGAGTCATCCTGTACACGCTGGTTAGCGGCTCGCTGCCTTTCGATGGCCAGAACCTGAAG GAGCTGCGCGAACGCGTGTTAAGAGGGAAGTACCGAATCCCATTCTACATGTCCACAGACTGTGAGAATTTGCTGAAGAAATTTCTTATTCTCAACCCCACCAAGCGAGGAAGCCTTGAG CAGATCATGACTGACCGCTGGATGAATGTGGGCCATGAGGAGGAGGAATTGATGCCTTACATTGAGCCGCAGCCCGACTACAAGGACCCCAAGAGGACAG ATATCATGCTACAAATGGGATACGCACAGGATGAGATACAAGACTCCCTTGTCAACCAGAAGTATGATGAAATCATGGCTACTTACCTATTACTGGACTATAGGAATTCAGAG CTGGATGAGCTCTCCATAAAGCCCCGCCCAAGCATTGACCTCACAAACAATGCACAATCACCTTCTCACAAGGTACAACGCAGTACCTCCAACCAGAAGCCGCGCCGATCCACAGACCAAA GTTTGTCTGTGTCGGTTAAGCGCTCTCAGGGCGACAGTAAGCACATCGCTGAAGACTACGGGAGGAAAAGCTCAGGCAGCTCCGCTAAAGTTCCTGCAAGCCCGCTGACTACAGCCGATCGAAAGAAAACCCCGACCCCGTCCACC AACAGCATACTTTCAACTGGTACGAGTCGTGGGAGAAGCTCTCCAGGTCCTGAGAGATCTACCCTCGGTGTACAGAATGGCAAGGACAG CTTGAGCACACCAGGGTCCCGCGCCTCTACCGCCTCGGCAGCTGCTGTTCTAACTTCCGCTTCTTCCTCCCGCCCCCGCCACCACAAGTCCCTGTCCACCTCGGCCCACCCCAACTCCCCAGACCTCCATGCACATCTTCCCAG caccgtTCCACAAAGAGTTCCAGTGGTGTCTCCTTCAACCAACAACATAAGCAACTCCACGGTAGCAGACCGCACCAACTTCCCCAGAGGGGTGACGAGCAGAAGCACTTTCCACGCAGGCCAACAGAGAGCCTCACGCGACCAGCATGCCTCAACCTACAACGGGCCCCCAGCCTCCCCTTCGCTCTCTCACGGGAACAGCCAGGTCCGTCGCACTGGTACTGGCATCTTCAGCAAATTCACCTCCAAATTTGTGCGCAG AAATCTCTCATTCAGATTCCCCAGAAG GAGTCCGTATGAGGGAGAGGGTCGAGATGAGGCCAGCAG ACCCATGTTGAGCACTGCAGAAAAGCTGGAGAAAGGCACCCAGGGATCAGCGGGGGATGAGAACAGGGACTCGGTGTCATCCTCCTCTCCTGTGTCCAGCACACCCTCGTCCACCCAGTCCTCCAAGGACATCAAACCGCGTTCGCTGCGCTTCACGTGGAGCATGAAGACCACTTCGTCCATGGAGCCCAACGAGATGATGAAGGAGATCCGGAAAGTTCTGGACTCCAACAGCTGCGATTATGAGCTGCGCGAGCGCTTCATGCTGCTCTGCAACTCAGGGAATCCTTCACGTGATGACTTCGTTCAGTGGGAGATGGAGGTGTGCAAGCTGCCCCGCCTCTCCCTCAACGGTGTGCGCTTCAAACGAATCTCGGGCAGCTCCATCGCCTTCAAGAACATCGCCTCCAAGATTGCCAACGAGCTTAAGCTGTGA
- the mark2a gene encoding serine/threonine-protein kinase MARK2 isoform X14 — translation MTTRTPMLSVIEHSSNQTHSDSKAGVRSNMPRGRNSLATAADEQPHIGKYRLLKTIGKGNFAKVKLARHVLTGKEVAVKIIDKTQLNSSSLQKLFREVRIMKLLNHPNIVKLFEVIETEKTLYLVMEYASGGEVFDYLVAHGRMKEKEARAKFRQIVSAVQYCHQKCIVHRDLKAENLLLDADMNIKIADFGFSNEFTLGNKLDTFCGSPPYAAPELFQGKKYDGPEVDVWSLGVILYTLVSGSLPFDGQNLKELRERVLRGKYRIPFYMSTDCENLLKKFLILNPTKRGSLEQIMTDRWMNVGHEEEELMPYIEPQPDYKDPKRTDIMLQMGYAQDEIQDSLVNQKYDEIMATYLLLDYRNSELDELSIKPRPSIDLTNNAQSPSHKVQRSTSNQKPRRSTDQSLSVSVKRSQGDSKHIAEDYGRKSSGSSAKVPASPLTTADRKKTPTPSTNSILSTGTSRGRSSPGPERSTLGVQNGKDSTVPQRVPVVSPSTNNISNSTVADRTNFPRGVTSRSTFHAGQQRASRDQHASTYNGPPASPSLSHGNSQVRRTGTGIFSKFTSKFVRRNLSFRFPRRSPYEGEGRDEASRPMLSTAEKLEKGTQGSAGDENRDSVSSSSPVSSTPSSTQSSKDIKPRSLRFTWSMKTTSSMEPNEMMKEIRKVLDSNSCDYELRERFMLLCNSGNPSRDDFVQWEMEVCKLPRLSLNGVRFKRISGSSIAFKNIASKIANELKL, via the exons acTCACTCCGACTCTAAGGCCGGCGTTCGCTCCAACATGCCCCGCGGCCGCAACTCGCTGGCCACTGCAGCCGACGAGCAGCCGCACATTGGTAAATACCGGCTGCTGAAGACCATCGGAAAGGGAAATTTCGCAAAGGTCAAACTGGCTCGGCATGTTCTCACTGGCAAAGAG GTGGCTGTAAAAATCATAGACAAGACTCAGCTCAACTCCTCCAGTCTCCAAAAG CTCTTTCGGGAAGTGAGGATCATGAAGCTGTTGAATCACCCAAATATTG TGAAATTGTTTGAGGTGATAGAAACCGAGAAGACACTTTACCTGGTTATGGAGTACGCCAGTGGAG GAGAGGTGTTTGATTACCTCGTTGCCCATGgcagaatgaaagagaaagaagccAGAGCCAAATTCAGACAG ATTGTGTCAGCAGTGCAGTACTGTCACCAGAAGTGCATCGTTCATAGAGACCTTAAG GCTGAAAACCTGCTTCTGGATGCTGACATGAACATAAAGATAGCTGATTTTGGCTTCAGTAACGAGTTCACTCTGGGCAACAAGCTGGACACGTTTTGTGGCAGCCCTCCGTACGCAGCTCCAGAACTGTTCCAGGGAAAGAAGTACGATGGGCCTGAAGTGGACGTGTGGAGCTTGGGAGTCATCCTGTACACGCTGGTTAGCGGCTCGCTGCCTTTCGATGGCCAGAACCTGAAG GAGCTGCGCGAACGCGTGTTAAGAGGGAAGTACCGAATCCCATTCTACATGTCCACAGACTGTGAGAATTTGCTGAAGAAATTTCTTATTCTCAACCCCACCAAGCGAGGAAGCCTTGAG CAGATCATGACTGACCGCTGGATGAATGTGGGCCATGAGGAGGAGGAATTGATGCCTTACATTGAGCCGCAGCCCGACTACAAGGACCCCAAGAGGACAG ATATCATGCTACAAATGGGATACGCACAGGATGAGATACAAGACTCCCTTGTCAACCAGAAGTATGATGAAATCATGGCTACTTACCTATTACTGGACTATAGGAATTCAGAG CTGGATGAGCTCTCCATAAAGCCCCGCCCAAGCATTGACCTCACAAACAATGCACAATCACCTTCTCACAAGGTACAACGCAGTACCTCCAACCAGAAGCCGCGCCGATCCACAGACCAAA GTTTGTCTGTGTCGGTTAAGCGCTCTCAGGGCGACAGTAAGCACATCGCTGAAGACTACGGGAGGAAAAGCTCAGGCAGCTCCGCTAAAGTTCCTGCAAGCCCGCTGACTACAGCCGATCGAAAGAAAACCCCGACCCCGTCCACC AACAGCATACTTTCAACTGGTACGAGTCGTGGGAGAAGCTCTCCAGGTCCTGAGAGATCTACCCTCGGTGTACAGAATGGCAAGGACAG caccgtTCCACAAAGAGTTCCAGTGGTGTCTCCTTCAACCAACAACATAAGCAACTCCACGGTAGCAGACCGCACCAACTTCCCCAGAGGGGTGACGAGCAGAAGCACTTTCCACGCAGGCCAACAGAGAGCCTCACGCGACCAGCATGCCTCAACCTACAACGGGCCCCCAGCCTCCCCTTCGCTCTCTCACGGGAACAGCCAGGTCCGTCGCACTGGTACTGGCATCTTCAGCAAATTCACCTCCAAATTTGTGCGCAG AAATCTCTCATTCAGATTCCCCAGAAG GAGTCCGTATGAGGGAGAGGGTCGAGATGAGGCCAGCAG ACCCATGTTGAGCACTGCAGAAAAGCTGGAGAAAGGCACCCAGGGATCAGCGGGGGATGAGAACAGGGACTCGGTGTCATCCTCCTCTCCTGTGTCCAGCACACCCTCGTCCACCCAGTCCTCCAAGGACATCAAACCGCGTTCGCTGCGCTTCACGTGGAGCATGAAGACCACTTCGTCCATGGAGCCCAACGAGATGATGAAGGAGATCCGGAAAGTTCTGGACTCCAACAGCTGCGATTATGAGCTGCGCGAGCGCTTCATGCTGCTCTGCAACTCAGGGAATCCTTCACGTGATGACTTCGTTCAGTGGGAGATGGAGGTGTGCAAGCTGCCCCGCCTCTCCCTCAACGGTGTGCGCTTCAAACGAATCTCGGGCAGCTCCATCGCCTTCAAGAACATCGCCTCCAAGATTGCCAACGAGCTTAAGCTGTGA
- the mark2a gene encoding serine/threonine-protein kinase MARK2 isoform X13 yields the protein MTTRTPMLSVIEHSSNQTHSDSKAGVRSNMPRGRNSLATAADEQPHIGKYRLLKTIGKGNFAKVKLARHVLTGKEVAVKIIDKTQLNSSSLQKLFREVRIMKLLNHPNIVKLFEVIETEKTLYLVMEYASGGEVFDYLVAHGRMKEKEARAKFRQIVSAVQYCHQKCIVHRDLKAENLLLDADMNIKIADFGFSNEFTLGNKLDTFCGSPPYAAPELFQGKKYDGPEVDVWSLGVILYTLVSGSLPFDGQNLKELRERVLRGKYRIPFYMSTDCENLLKKFLILNPTKRGSLEQQIMTDRWMNVGHEEEELMPYIEPQPDYKDPKRTDIMLQMGYAQDEIQDSLVNQKYDEIMATYLLLDYRNSELDELSIKPRPSIDLTNNAQSPSHKVQRSTSNQKPRRSTDQSLSVSVKRSQGDSKHIAEDYGRKSSGSSAKVPASPLTTADRKKTPTPSTNSILSTGTSRGRSSPGPERSTLGVQNGKDSTVPQRVPVVSPSTNNISNSTVADRTNFPRGVTSRSTFHAGQQRASRDQHASTYNGPPASPSLSHGNSQVRRTGTGIFSKFTSKFVRRNLSFRFPRRSPYEGEGRDEASRPMLSTAEKLEKGTQGSAGDENRDSVSSSSPVSSTPSSTQSSKDIKPRSLRFTWSMKTTSSMEPNEMMKEIRKVLDSNSCDYELRERFMLLCNSGNPSRDDFVQWEMEVCKLPRLSLNGVRFKRISGSSIAFKNIASKIANELKL from the exons acTCACTCCGACTCTAAGGCCGGCGTTCGCTCCAACATGCCCCGCGGCCGCAACTCGCTGGCCACTGCAGCCGACGAGCAGCCGCACATTGGTAAATACCGGCTGCTGAAGACCATCGGAAAGGGAAATTTCGCAAAGGTCAAACTGGCTCGGCATGTTCTCACTGGCAAAGAG GTGGCTGTAAAAATCATAGACAAGACTCAGCTCAACTCCTCCAGTCTCCAAAAG CTCTTTCGGGAAGTGAGGATCATGAAGCTGTTGAATCACCCAAATATTG TGAAATTGTTTGAGGTGATAGAAACCGAGAAGACACTTTACCTGGTTATGGAGTACGCCAGTGGAG GAGAGGTGTTTGATTACCTCGTTGCCCATGgcagaatgaaagagaaagaagccAGAGCCAAATTCAGACAG ATTGTGTCAGCAGTGCAGTACTGTCACCAGAAGTGCATCGTTCATAGAGACCTTAAG GCTGAAAACCTGCTTCTGGATGCTGACATGAACATAAAGATAGCTGATTTTGGCTTCAGTAACGAGTTCACTCTGGGCAACAAGCTGGACACGTTTTGTGGCAGCCCTCCGTACGCAGCTCCAGAACTGTTCCAGGGAAAGAAGTACGATGGGCCTGAAGTGGACGTGTGGAGCTTGGGAGTCATCCTGTACACGCTGGTTAGCGGCTCGCTGCCTTTCGATGGCCAGAACCTGAAG GAGCTGCGCGAACGCGTGTTAAGAGGGAAGTACCGAATCCCATTCTACATGTCCACAGACTGTGAGAATTTGCTGAAGAAATTTCTTATTCTCAACCCCACCAAGCGAGGAAGCCTTGAG CAGCAGATCATGACTGACCGCTGGATGAATGTGGGCCATGAGGAGGAGGAATTGATGCCTTACATTGAGCCGCAGCCCGACTACAAGGACCCCAAGAGGACAG ATATCATGCTACAAATGGGATACGCACAGGATGAGATACAAGACTCCCTTGTCAACCAGAAGTATGATGAAATCATGGCTACTTACCTATTACTGGACTATAGGAATTCAGAG CTGGATGAGCTCTCCATAAAGCCCCGCCCAAGCATTGACCTCACAAACAATGCACAATCACCTTCTCACAAGGTACAACGCAGTACCTCCAACCAGAAGCCGCGCCGATCCACAGACCAAA GTTTGTCTGTGTCGGTTAAGCGCTCTCAGGGCGACAGTAAGCACATCGCTGAAGACTACGGGAGGAAAAGCTCAGGCAGCTCCGCTAAAGTTCCTGCAAGCCCGCTGACTACAGCCGATCGAAAGAAAACCCCGACCCCGTCCACC AACAGCATACTTTCAACTGGTACGAGTCGTGGGAGAAGCTCTCCAGGTCCTGAGAGATCTACCCTCGGTGTACAGAATGGCAAGGACAG caccgtTCCACAAAGAGTTCCAGTGGTGTCTCCTTCAACCAACAACATAAGCAACTCCACGGTAGCAGACCGCACCAACTTCCCCAGAGGGGTGACGAGCAGAAGCACTTTCCACGCAGGCCAACAGAGAGCCTCACGCGACCAGCATGCCTCAACCTACAACGGGCCCCCAGCCTCCCCTTCGCTCTCTCACGGGAACAGCCAGGTCCGTCGCACTGGTACTGGCATCTTCAGCAAATTCACCTCCAAATTTGTGCGCAG AAATCTCTCATTCAGATTCCCCAGAAG GAGTCCGTATGAGGGAGAGGGTCGAGATGAGGCCAGCAG ACCCATGTTGAGCACTGCAGAAAAGCTGGAGAAAGGCACCCAGGGATCAGCGGGGGATGAGAACAGGGACTCGGTGTCATCCTCCTCTCCTGTGTCCAGCACACCCTCGTCCACCCAGTCCTCCAAGGACATCAAACCGCGTTCGCTGCGCTTCACGTGGAGCATGAAGACCACTTCGTCCATGGAGCCCAACGAGATGATGAAGGAGATCCGGAAAGTTCTGGACTCCAACAGCTGCGATTATGAGCTGCGCGAGCGCTTCATGCTGCTCTGCAACTCAGGGAATCCTTCACGTGATGACTTCGTTCAGTGGGAGATGGAGGTGTGCAAGCTGCCCCGCCTCTCCCTCAACGGTGTGCGCTTCAAACGAATCTCGGGCAGCTCCATCGCCTTCAAGAACATCGCCTCCAAGATTGCCAACGAGCTTAAGCTGTGA